The following is a genomic window from Salinibacterium sp. UTAS2018.
CCAAGTTCCGTACCGTGCTCGATGCGCTTCGCGCGCAGTCCGAGCTCATGCGCGACAACGCGATGCTCGCTCACACCCACGGTCAGCCGGCGACGCCGACCACCATGGGCAAGGAGTTCGCGGTCTTCGTGTACCGTCTCGACCGCATCCTGACTCGCATCGAAGGCATCAGCTACCTCGGCAAGTTCAGCGGAGCGACCGGCACGTTTGCTGCTCACCTCGCGGCAGACCCTGAGCAGAACTGGCCAGCCCTCTCGAAGGAGTTCGTGGAGTCGCTCGGGCTCGACTGGAACCCGCTGACCACGCAGATCGAATCGCACGACTGGCAAGTGGAGCTGTACCAAGCCACGAGTCACGCCAACCGCGTGCTGCACAACCTCTGCACCGACGTGTGGTCGTACATTTCGATGGGCTACTTTCGGCAGATTCCGCAGGCGGGCGCAACCGGTTCGTCGACGATGCCGCACAAGATCAACCCGATCCGCTTCGAGAACGCTGAAGCCAACCTCGAGCTCTCGAGCGCTCTTCTGGAGTCGCTCGCTCAGACTCTCGTGACCTCACGACTCCAGCGCGACCTCACCGATTCCACGACGCAGCGCAACGTGGGCGTCGCCTACGGTCACTCGCTGCTCGCTCTCGACAACATCGAGCGCGGCCTCAAGGAGATCGCCCTTAACCCGGTAGCTCTCGACGCTGATCTCGACAGCAACTGGGAGATCCTGGGCGAGGCCATCCAAACGGTCATTCGCGCCGAGGTCACCGCGGGCCGCAGCACCATCAGCGACCCCTACGCCATCCTCAAGGAACTCACGCGCGGCAAGCGCATCAACTCCGTCGACCTCACCGAGTTCATCTCGGGGCTCGACATTGGTGCGGATGCCAAGGCGCGTCTGCAGGCGCTCACGCCGGCCACCTATGTCGGCCTTGCGAGCTCGCTCGTCGACTACCTCGGCGACTCCAAGTAGTTCACGCTCTACAGCGAGCAACTCACGCTAAACAAAGGCCGGTCTCCACACGGAGGCCGGCCTTGTGTGATTGCGCTGCTCGACAGGGGCGCTGCAGACCCCTCGGGGCTTAGTAGTACACCGCGAGCGCGCCGTTAGGCCCGTCGATGACCTGCACCGGGGTATCGAAGATCCGGGTGAGCACGTCATCGGTCAAGATCTCAGCGGGCGTTCCGAACTCGGTGACTTGGCCATCCTTGACGGCGCAAATATGGTCAGCGTAGTGGCCGGCAAAGTTGATGTCGTGGAGCACGATGATGATGGTGCGGCCCAGTTCTTGGGCGGCGCGCTTCAGGTGGCGCATCATCTGCACCGAGTGCTTCATGTCGAGGTTGTTGAGAGGCTCATCCAGAAGCACGTATTCGGTGTCCTGCGCGAGCACCATGGCCACGTAGGCGCGTTGGCGCTGTCCGCCTGAGAGCTCGTCGAGGTAGCGGTCTTGCAAGCCTTCAAGGTTCAAAAAAGTGATGGAGTTATTGATCGCCACCTCATCCGCTTCGGTCAATCGGCCCTGCGAATACGGGAAGCGGCTGAACCCCACCAGCTGACGCACCGTGAGTCGGGCAATGAAGTGGTTCTCTTGGCGCAGGATCGCAATGATCTTGGCGAGGTCTTTCGACTTCGTCTTCGCGACGTCGTACCCCGCGACTTCGATGTGGCCGGAGTCGATCCCGAGCAGGCGGCCAATCATCGTCAGTAGCGTGGATTTGCCCGCACCGTTCGGGCCCACCAGCGCAGTGATGCCGCCCTCGGGGATCGTCAGGTCGACGGGGCCAATGGTGATTTCGTGGCCGTAGCTTTTTCCCACATTGTTCAGGGTGATCACAGGCGGCCCTTTCTCAGAATGACAATGAGGAAAACGGTTCCTCCGACAAGTTCAACGATGATCGACACCACTCCTTGCGCGTAGAACAGGTTCTTCATCACGAAGTACGCGCCGCCCAACACCACAAATCCGGCCAACACCGCGATCGGGAAGATGCGGCGATGGTCGTAGGTGTCCGCGAATTGGTAGGCGAGTGTCGCGACCAGAAACCCAAAGAAGGTCATGGGGCCGACGAGCGAGGTCGAGACCGCCATAAGAATCGAGACAAAGAACAGCACACGCATGATCTCGAAGCGGTAGCTGATTCCCAAGTTCGTGGCGGTGTCAGACCCCAGCGCGATGATGTTGAGGCGTCGGCCCTGCGAGAGCAGGAAGACGCCGGCCACCAAGCAGAGCACGAGCGAGATGGGCAGGTAGCTGGCATCCGCATTGGAGATGGACCCGAACAGGCGGGCTGTCAGGATGTCGAACTCGCTCGGCGTGAGCAGGCGCTGCATGAACGTCGACACTGCTCCGAGCCCGCCGCCGATGATGATGCCCACGAGCAGCATGATCTGCAGGTTGCCGTACTTTCCCGTGAGCAACCAGCCGTACAGCAGCAGCGAGAGCCCGACCATCAGCGCGATCTGAAGCAAAAACTGGGGGAGTCCCTGCAGAGCAACGATCCCTGCGATGCCCAAGAAGTACACGGATGAGGTCTGAACAGCCACATACAGAGACTCGAAGCCCATAATGGATGGCGTGAGAATCCGGTTGTTGGTCACGGTCTGAAAGCTCACGGTTGCTATCGCCTGACAGAAGGCCACGACGGCGATCACGATCACGTTGGTCGCGCGCAGCTCAGCAATGAGCCAGAACCCCTCGGTGCCCGCCGGCATTGGGTTGTCCCACGCCAGCAGGCCGACAGCGATCGCGACAGCAGCCAGGCTCAGGATGCTGAGGAGTATCCAGTAGCGGCGACGCGCCTTGACCGTGGGGAAGGGCCCCGTCACGCCGGGTGACGCAGACCCATTCTTTGCAACTCTCGCGGGCTTGGGCTTCTTTGGCGCCCTCGACAGCTTCACAAACTTGGGTTTCTTCGGGCCCGTGGGCTTCGTCACCGGGCGCGCCTGCGACACGACCTCGGTCGCAGGCGTCTCTTCAGCATCCACGGGACTATGCACGACGGCGCTGCTTCAACAGAAGGGCAATGAAGACGATCGCGCCCACGACACCCAAGATGAGCGACACGGGAACCTCAAACGGCATGATGATCGTGCGGCCGACAATGTCGCACACCGTCACGATCGCGATGCCGAGTAGGCACACCCAGGGTAGGTTGCTGCGCAGATCGTCGCCACGGAACATCGACACAATGTTGGGAACGATCAGGCCCAGGAACGGCAGATTGCCGACGACAACGGTCACGACTCCGGTGGCTACCGCAATAAGCGCGGTGCCGATGAGCAGAATCTGGTTGTAGTTCACGCCGACATTCGTCGCGATGTCTTGGCCGAGCCCTGCCACGGTGAGCCGGTCGGCGAACAGGAAGATCACGACCACGACGAGCGCGACGATCCAGAGCAGTTCGTACTGCCCGCGCATCACCGAAGTGAAGCTGCCGGCGAACCACACGGAGAGGCTCTGCAGCATGTCGGTCGAAAGAGCAATGTAGGTGGAAACGGCGCCAACGACTGAACCAAGCATGATGCCGACGATCGGCACAATCAGCGACGAGCGCAGGGTGACGCGGCGCAAGAAGAGAAAGAACACCCCGGTGCCGATGAACGCGGCGATGACGGCACCGGTCATGCGGGCGAGGATGCTGGCTCCCGGAAAGAGGATCATCACGGTGAGCAGTCCGAGGCCTGCCCACTCGGTAGTGCCGGTCGTGGTCGGTTCCACGAAGCGGTTCTGCGTCAGCAACTGCATGACGAGGCCGCTCATTGCCATCGCTGCACCGGCGAGCACGAGGGCAATCGTTCGCGGGACGCGCGTGATGCCGAACATTCTTTGGCCGTCATCCGCCCCGAAAATGTCGTAAACACCCGTGAAGAGCGAGGCAACCAACAGCAGCACAACGCCCACCGTCGCGAGCAGGAGTTTCCAGTCGAAGAGGGTGGTC
Proteins encoded in this region:
- the purB gene encoding adenylosuccinate lyase, with the protein product MSPLPVQPLSPLDGRYRPAVSALGEHLSEAGLNRARVHVEVEWLIFLTSKSLFGSSPLSADQITALRAFATDFGQEQIDELARLEATTRHDVKAVEYLVRAKLDELGLTAIAELTHFAATSEDINNLSYALTISDAVREVWLPKFRTVLDALRAQSELMRDNAMLAHTHGQPATPTTMGKEFAVFVYRLDRILTRIEGISYLGKFSGATGTFAAHLAADPEQNWPALSKEFVESLGLDWNPLTTQIESHDWQVELYQATSHANRVLHNLCTDVWSYISMGYFRQIPQAGATGSSTMPHKINPIRFENAEANLELSSALLESLAQTLVTSRLQRDLTDSTTQRNVGVAYGHSLLALDNIERGLKEIALNPVALDADLDSNWEILGEAIQTVIRAEVTAGRSTISDPYAILKELTRGKRINSVDLTEFISGLDIGADAKARLQALTPATYVGLASSLVDYLGDSK
- a CDS encoding iron chelate uptake ABC transporter family permease subunit, encoding MHSPVDAEETPATEVVSQARPVTKPTGPKKPKFVKLSRAPKKPKPARVAKNGSASPGVTGPFPTVKARRRYWILLSILSLAAVAIAVGLLAWDNPMPAGTEGFWLIAELRATNVIVIAVVAFCQAIATVSFQTVTNNRILTPSIMGFESLYVAVQTSSVYFLGIAGIVALQGLPQFLLQIALMVGLSLLLYGWLLTGKYGNLQIMLLVGIIIGGGLGAVSTFMQRLLTPSEFDILTARLFGSISNADASYLPISLVLCLVAGVFLLSQGRRLNIIALGSDTATNLGISYRFEIMRVLFFVSILMAVSTSLVGPMTFFGFLVATLAYQFADTYDHRRIFPIAVLAGFVVLGGAYFVMKNLFYAQGVVSIIVELVGGTVFLIVILRKGRL
- a CDS encoding ABC transporter ATP-binding protein; this encodes MITLNNVGKSYGHEITIGPVDLTIPEGGITALVGPNGAGKSTLLTMIGRLLGIDSGHIEVAGYDVAKTKSKDLAKIIAILRQENHFIARLTVRQLVGFSRFPYSQGRLTEADEVAINNSITFLNLEGLQDRYLDELSGGQRQRAYVAMVLAQDTEYVLLDEPLNNLDMKHSVQMMRHLKRAAQELGRTIIIVLHDINFAGHYADHICAVKDGQVTEFGTPAEILTDDVLTRIFDTPVQVIDGPNGALAVYY
- a CDS encoding ABC transporter permease; its protein translation is MTSTLARRRPANTTTLFDWKLLLATVGVVLLLVASLFTGVYDIFGADDGQRMFGITRVPRTIALVLAGAAMAMSGLVMQLLTQNRFVEPTTTGTTEWAGLGLLTVMILFPGASILARMTGAVIAAFIGTGVFFLFLRRVTLRSSLIVPIVGIMLGSVVGAVSTYIALSTDMLQSLSVWFAGSFTSVMRGQYELLWIVALVVVVIFLFADRLTVAGLGQDIATNVGVNYNQILLIGTALIAVATGVVTVVVGNLPFLGLIVPNIVSMFRGDDLRSNLPWVCLLGIAIVTVCDIVGRTIIMPFEVPVSLILGVVGAIVFIALLLKQRRRA